The DNA window GTTTTTGGAGTACCATTTTTATCAGTTTGCTTATCATAGTTACAATGGCTTTTTTCGGGCTTTTAATTTATGTGGGTGTAAAACGAGAGATTGCAGAAAGAATAATTCTTTCAATAGCACGTTCCATCTTCCCATACGCATTGAAAATAACCAAAAAAGAAACCACCTTTTCAGCTGTGAGCGAACAAATACAGTACTACGTTGAAAGGTTTTCTACAGGTTTTGCAACAGTTCTACAGGATCATAAAATGTTCGTACTTGGTCTTTCAATTTCTTTCTTGATGTGGGGAACTGACATGCTGAGGATGTACCTATGTTTTGCTGCGGTTGGATCATCCCCACCAATTATCCCCATGATCATCATATACACCATAGCAATCCTTATAACAATATTACCAACAATACCGGGAGCTTTAGGACTTCGTGAAGTAACAATGGTCGGTTTATTCTTAGTTGTAGGAGTTCCTGCCGATGTGGTGATTGCTGCCAGTTTAATTGATCGTGTGGTAAGTTACTTAATGCCAACTGGTGTGGGTATCATTGCAACTGCGTACTATGGAAAGCTTTTGGCAAAAAAAGATAGAAGCTCCTCTAACTAAAACAAGCCCTAAATAGAGGTGTAAAGTTCTGCAATTCGATGTACATACCTTTTTAAAACTATCGCAAACTATATATACTAGTTCGGGTTAGTTATCAATATATAAAAGTTTCGGTTTAGAGGGATTAAACAAAATTACAAATGGGTCGACAAATGAAGCAATTGGGTAAAATTTCGCATATTTCCAACAGAAACAGAATAATTATAAAATCAAATCAAACTCCAGGTTTTGGTCTACCTGTTTATACAGAAGACAACAAAAAATTTGGTACTGTTTATGATGTTTTTGGTCCTACTAAAGGTCAGTACATATCTGTAAAAGTTTTTGCTAAAAATTCAAGGAACCTTGAAAAATTAATTGGAAAAGACTTGTACATTCCCTCTTCAAACAAGATTGAAAAGCGGGGGCGAAGGAAACGAAAGAAGAATTGAAACATGAAGTTGTAAACGAGGGCATTTCAGAACCTGAAGTTTCTGAAAAAGAACAAATGAAGCAGGATGTTTCTGAAATTGAGAAAAAAGAAACTAAATGCCCAGAATGTGGATCTGAAAAACTTATCAACGATCATGAACGAGGCGAAGTAGTTTGTGGTGCCTGTGGACTTGTGATTGATGATAACATCGTTGATATGGGCCCTGAATGGAGAGCATTCGACCATGAACAGCGTGATAAAAGAACCAGAGTTGGTGCACCGATAACTTATACCATCCACGATAAGGGACTCTCCACCATGATCGACTGGAGAAACAAGGATATCTACGGTCGTGACATTCCCGCCAGAAACCGTGCCCAATGGTACAGGCTCAGAAAATGGCAGAGAAAAATCAGAATATCCGGAGCCACCGAAAGAAACCTCGCATTTGCACTGTCCGAACTTGATAGGGACTCCTCAAGACTTGGACTTCCAAGAAGTGTTCGTGAAGCAGCTTCAGTTGTTTACAGGAACGCTGTTGAAAACAAACTCATCAGAGGAAGAAGTATCGAAGGAGTAGTCGCAGCATCTCTTTACGCCGCATGCAGAAGATGTAACGTTCCAAGAACTTTGGATGAAATAGCTGAAGTGTCTAGAGTGAGTAAAAAGGAAGTTGGAAGAACCTACAGGTTCTTAACACGAGAACTCAACATCAAACTACCACCAACGTCTCCTGTAGATTATGTACCAAGGTTTGCAAGTGAACTGAACCTCTCAGGAGAAGTACAATCCAAGGCCATCGAAATAATTGAAAAAGCCATGGAAAAAGGTCTCACATCAGGCAGAGGCCCGACAGGAGTTGCAGCAGCAGCACTTTACATAGCATCAGTACTCCTTGGAGAGAGAAAAACCCAAAGGGACGTTGCAGATATAGCTGGAGTGACAGAAGTTACAATAAGAAACAGATATAAAGAGCTTACAGAACAGCTTGATATGGGTGTAACATTATAAAATGCCCAAATCTTTATTTATTTTAAAAAAATAGAATTTTAAGGTAATTTAGGTATTAAAATCCTAATTGTCCCCTTAATGTGAATAGCAGCCAGATTATAATAAATGCTGCAAATAATACGTAGAGTGTTTTTTTAGTTTTTGCGACTTTATTTTGTCTTTCCATGTAAATCTGTTCACATTTTGGTGAACAAAATCTTTCAGAAAGTGGTATTGGTTTTTGGCACACTGGACAGTGCTTGTGTTGATCAGTCATTTTTTTAACCTCGTTAATCTTTAAATTTTTTTATTCTGGAATAATTGTGGTTCCAATATTACCTTCATTTGCAATTAAAATATTCTTTGGATCTTCACCATTAACTATCACGGTCTTAATACTCGACCGTTTAATGATTTGTATGGCCGTCATATCAAAAAATTCATAAGTTCCCGCTTTAACATCGTTGTGGGACATTAACTCCATCATTTTAGATGGTTTAACCTCTTTAAACATCACAGCATCAGGATATTTGTTTGGATCCTTGTTGTAAAGCCCATCCACAGATGTGGCATTTATCAGCAGATCTGAACCCACAAACTCAGCAAGTATGCTTCCAACCGCATCAGTACTGTGAGCAGGTTCAGTTCCTCCCATTACAATAATGTTCCCAGAATTTGCGTAAGTTAATGCTTCTCTAAAGTTGTGTGGAACATCAGGGTATGCATCTTTGCCAAGTGCTGCAATTAAAAGTTTTGCATTTAACCTTGTGACTTCGATCCCAACATCATCACACATGGCTTCTGAAACTTCCAAAGACCTAGCAATGTCAATATAGTCCCGTGCAGTTTTTCCACCACCCACAACAACAAATACCTCATTATCTTGGTTTAACTTCTTCAGAACATTTGCGTAATCTCTGAATTTTTTATAATCATGATCCTTAATAAGTATTGAACCGCCTATTGTAACAACTATCTTCATCTCATCACCATCAAAGATAAATTAAATTTAATATAATAAATAGTTTAGACAGATATAACATAAGTAAGTTGAAGTGTTTAAACTCATTTCATTATTTTTAAAAAGATCTATTTTATATATTATTATATAAAATTAATTCCAGAATTTAGGAGTGAAAAAATTTGAGCGAAGTATCATCTAAAGAGCTGTACGAAGTAAAAAGAACCCTTAAAGAGTTAGCAGATAAAAAGGGCAGAGGTACAGAATTAGTAACTGTTTATATTCCACCTGAAAAGCAGATAAGTGATGTTGTTAAGCATATGCGTGAAGAACTTAGCCAGAGTGCCAACATCAAAAGTAAACAAACCAAGAAAAATGTTCAATCTGCAATCGAAGTCATAATGCAAAGGATGAAACTGTTTCCCAAACCTCCAGAAAAGGGTTTGGTGCTGTTTGTGGGAATGATACCTAGGGGGGGTCCTGGAACAGAAAAAATGGAAACATACATGTTCGAACCTCCTGAACCAGTTCAAACCTACATTTACCACTGTGATTCAACATTTTATCTTAAACCCCTCGAGGAAATCATCGAGGATAAAGATGTCTACGGACTTGCAGTCATAGATCGTAAGGAAGCAACCATTGCAATCCTACGCGGAAAAAGGATCGACATCATAAAAAACCTAACCAGTGGTGTTCCTGGAAAACATAAAGCAGGAGGACAATCCCAGAGAAGATTCGACAGGCTCATCGATCTTGCAGCACACGAATTTTTAAAAAGGATAGGAACGCACATGAACGAAGCATTTTTAGATGTTCCCGATCTTAAGGGAGTGATTATTGGTGGACCCGGCCATACAAAGGAAGAATTTGTTGAAGGGGACTACTTGCACCATGAAATAAAGAACAAACTCATCACCACCGTTGACACATCCTACACTGGAGAATTTGGTATAAGGGAAGTTATGGAAAAGTCCATGGATGTTTTGACAGAAATAGATGTTGTCAGAGAGAAAAAGTTGGTTCAAAAATTTCTGGTTGAATTAATTGATGAACATGGTCTGGCATCTTATGGAGAAGCCGAAGTCAGAAAAAATTTACAGATGGGTGCTGTGGAAGTACTTTTACTTTCAGAAGATCTTAAATCCAAAAGGTTGAACTACGAATGTCCAACCTGCGGAACAAAAGCTGAAAAAACTTTGAAATCTGATGTAGCCATTCCTGAAAAAACCTGTTCTAACTGTAATGAGAGAATGAAGGTTGAAGAAACAGTTGACATCATTGATGATTTTGTTGAACTAGCAGAAGAAGTTGGTTCGGAAGTAGAAATTATTTCAACAGAAACTGAAGAAGGAATGCAGCTTTTCAGAGCGTTTGGTGGTGTTGGAGCCATATTAAGATACAGGCTCTAATCTTTTTTTTAAATGATTATTTCTACAGTAGACTATATTTTATATAAAAAAAAGTTGGAAATATTCATCCCAACCTGCTGACACTTATTAATGATTCTACAGGCACATTTTCCACTTCTGCAATACCTGCCTTATCAATTAAGACAACTACTGCAATTGGAATAGCTCCAAGATCCTTGTAAACCCTGGCTGCTTCCCTGATGGTTCTGCCACTTGTTGTAACATCATCAACAATCACAACTTTTCTGCCATCCACAGATGCAAAGTTACTACTCACAGCACCCTTAGCATCTTCTTCCATCTTCCTGTGTTTAATTGGATGGAAAACAGAAATATCTGCACCGAGAATCTCAGCCATCATGGTTGCAAATGGAATTCCACTCACGGTGATGCCAACAATCACGTCAGGTTCCCCATATTTGAGTGCCATATCTGCTAAAGCTGCAGATACATATTTCATTCTGACAGAACTTCCACCAAGACTGTTCCAATTAATAGCAAAATCTATTGGTGCCTTTTCAGATTCAGCACTTGTTTTATTGTCTTTACCCTGCAAAATAAGCCATCTTGAAGTGTCTTTAGAAACATTCAATTCATCAGCTATTTCTCCTGTTGTAAAACCCCTGTTTCTCAGTTCATAAGCCCGTTTTATGAGTTTTTCATTCATGTTACGCACCTTAACATTCATTCATATTTACAACTATCTTCTTTTGTGCAGATTTCATTGCAGCAAGCACAACTTTCAAGGCATGAATACCATCTTCACCTGTTATTTTAGGTTCCTCATCGTTGACCACACACGATAAAAATGATTGAAGTTCGTCCTTAAGAGGCTCTGTATGGGCCACTTCAACCTTCTGTGCATTTTTTCCATATACTTCAACAGTTTGATCTATGTAATCCATGGAAATAATCCCATCAACCCCTGTGATCTCAAGCTGTCTCTTCTTGTATGGAGTGAGCCAGTTGGTTTCTAATATACCCACCACACCATTCTCAAATTTCATCATGATCTCTGCATGATCTTCATATTCACATTTTTCAAGCCTGCTACCCATGTTTGCGTAAACACTAGAAGCTGGGCTGTTCAATAAATAAAACATGATATCCACTTCGTGTATTGCAAGATCTATGGCCACACCAACATCCTTTATTCGTGGTGGGAATGGACCTACCCTTTTTGCTGAAGCAG is part of the Methanobacterium lacus genome and encodes:
- a CDS encoding UPF0104 family protein; this encodes MQTTSEFIHEHKWGILIAIIIGILIIFIVSVAVGLQDIINVLKDANLQIIAIAMLLEIVLICMWTERWSLILKVIDKSPGFSKLFVMMFASLFGNNITPGAAGGEPMRAYLLSKFENISFDLAFVSASADRVFEFFPFVLVSAFAIYMISTWHIGFWSTIFISLLIIVTMAFFGLLIYVGVKREIAERIILSIARSIFPYALKITKKETTFSAVSEQIQYYVERFSTGFATVLQDHKMFVLGLSISFLMWGTDMLRMYLCFAAVGSSPPIIPMIIIYTIAILITILPTIPGALGLREVTMVGLFLVVGVPADVVIAASLIDRVVSYLMPTGVGIIATAYYGKLLAKKDRSSSN
- a CDS encoding H/ACA ribonucleoprotein complex subunit GAR1, producing the protein MKQLGKISHISNRNRIIIKSNQTPGFGLPVYTEDNKKFGTVYDVFGPTKGQYISVKVFAKNSRNLEKLIGKDLYIPSSNKIEKRGRRKRKKN
- a CDS encoding transcription initiation factor IIB, translating into MKQDVSEIEKKETKCPECGSEKLINDHERGEVVCGACGLVIDDNIVDMGPEWRAFDHEQRDKRTRVGAPITYTIHDKGLSTMIDWRNKDIYGRDIPARNRAQWYRLRKWQRKIRISGATERNLAFALSELDRDSSRLGLPRSVREAASVVYRNAVENKLIRGRSIEGVVAASLYAACRRCNVPRTLDEIAEVSRVSKKEVGRTYRFLTRELNIKLPPTSPVDYVPRFASELNLSGEVQSKAIEIIEKAMEKGLTSGRGPTGVAAAALYIASVLLGERKTQRDVADIAGVTEVTIRNRYKELTEQLDMGVTL
- a CDS encoding DUF2116 family Zn-ribbon domain-containing protein, producing the protein MTDQHKHCPVCQKPIPLSERFCSPKCEQIYMERQNKVAKTKKTLYVLFAAFIIIWLLFTLRGQLGF
- the pyrH gene encoding UMP kinase, coding for MKIVVTIGGSILIKDHDYKKFRDYANVLKKLNQDNEVFVVVGGGKTARDYIDIARSLEVSEAMCDDVGIEVTRLNAKLLIAALGKDAYPDVPHNFREALTYANSGNIIVMGGTEPAHSTDAVGSILAEFVGSDLLINATSVDGLYNKDPNKYPDAVMFKEVKPSKMMELMSHNDVKAGTYEFFDMTAIQIIKRSSIKTVIVNGEDPKNILIANEGNIGTTIIPE
- the prf1 gene encoding peptide chain release factor aRF-1, with protein sequence MSEVSSKELYEVKRTLKELADKKGRGTELVTVYIPPEKQISDVVKHMREELSQSANIKSKQTKKNVQSAIEVIMQRMKLFPKPPEKGLVLFVGMIPRGGPGTEKMETYMFEPPEPVQTYIYHCDSTFYLKPLEEIIEDKDVYGLAVIDRKEATIAILRGKRIDIIKNLTSGVPGKHKAGGQSQRRFDRLIDLAAHEFLKRIGTHMNEAFLDVPDLKGVIIGGPGHTKEEFVEGDYLHHEIKNKLITTVDTSYTGEFGIREVMEKSMDVLTEIDVVREKKLVQKFLVELIDEHGLASYGEAEVRKNLQMGAVEVLLLSEDLKSKRLNYECPTCGTKAEKTLKSDVAIPEKTCSNCNERMKVEETVDIIDDFVELAEEVGSEVEIISTETEEGMQLFRAFGGVGAILRYRL
- a CDS encoding orotate phosphoribosyltransferase-like protein; this encodes MNEKLIKRAYELRNRGFTTGEIADELNVSKDTSRWLILQGKDNKTSAESEKAPIDFAINWNSLGGSSVRMKYVSAALADMALKYGEPDVIVGITVSGIPFATMMAEILGADISVFHPIKHRKMEEDAKGAVSSNFASVDGRKVVIVDDVTTSGRTIREAARVYKDLGAIPIAVVVLIDKAGIAEVENVPVESLISVSRLG
- a CDS encoding Gfo/Idh/MocA family protein; this translates as MNKVNVGVIGVGAMGYNHVRVYSELENANLMAVSDLMRGTLAEVSKEFNTVGFVDYDNILKMPEIDVVSVCVPTTYHYDVVMGAIEQGKHVLVEKPIAFTLDEAKDMVNAAHDAGVKLATGHVERFNPAVDEAKRLLNDGAIGEIVSASAKRVGPFPPRIKDVGVAIDLAIHEVDIMFYLLNSPASSVYANMGSRLEKCEYEDHAEIMMKFENGVVGILETNWLTPYKKRQLEITGVDGIISMDYIDQTVEVYGKNAQKVEVAHTEPLKDELQSFLSCVVNDEEPKITGEDGIHALKVVLAAMKSAQKKIVVNMNEC